One Microtus pennsylvanicus isolate mMicPen1 chromosome 3, mMicPen1.hap1, whole genome shotgun sequence DNA window includes the following coding sequences:
- the LOC142846705 gene encoding serine protease 44-like has product MRRLGDRGRGLRGGGMALPVGDCLGLLAWFLLLQTRLEEARMVPGTLSLPLPLEDGLHDPGASPLEKSSTDMPETSQVPHPVGSAMSLDSVTFTPGHSFSATTLPQGRFPTWIPTTLGCGHRIARIVAGKPAVQRRWPWQVSLKVRGGHICGGSLISKWWVMTAAHCVFGHLDYVVAMGEIDRWSSRAVNIPVQDIIVHQDFSVMGPIVHDIALVLLAFPVNYSANIQPVCLPRRAFFVQAGTQCWVTGWGRVVEGGASSRLLREVQLSIIRHEKCNQILKDKTGNIFTITQEGVVCGYSQKGGDTCQGDSGGPLVCEFNETWVQVGIVSWGIGCGRKGYPGIYTEVSYYRNWIVKELSRAPDCNSSGCLTLCMCLVLHLVSW; this is encoded by the exons ATGAGGAGGCTTGGAGACAGAGGCCGAGGCCTTCGTGGTGGTGGTATGGCCTTACCAGTTGGCGACTGCCTGGGCCTCTTGGCTTGGTTCTTGCTGCTTCAGACGCGATTGGAGGAGGCCCGGATGGTTCCAGGGAcgctgtctcttcctctccccttggAGGATGGTCTCCATGACCCGGGTGCAAGCCCACTAGAGAAGTCAAGCACAGATATGCCTGAGACCTCTCAGGTCCCGCACCCTGTGGGGAGCGCGATGTCCCTTGATTCGGTGACATTTACTCCTGGTCACTCTTTTTCAGCCACGACTCTGCCACAGGGACGATTTCCAACATGGATTCCAACCACTTTAG GTTGTGGCCACAGAATCGCGAGGATAGTTGCTGGAAAGCCTGCGGTGCAGAGGAGGTGGCCGTGGCAGGtgagcctgaaggtcagaggaggcCACATCTGCGGGGGCTCCCTCATCAGCAAATGGTGGGTGATGACCGCAGCCCACTGTGTATTTGG CCATCTGGATTACGTAGTGGCGATGGGAGAGATTGACCGGTGGTCCAGCAGGGCAGTCAACATTCCAGTCCAAGACATCATTGTTCATCAAGATTTCTCTGTTATGGGACCAATTGTGCATGACATTGCTCTTGTTCTGCTGGCCTTCCCTGTGAATTACAGTGCCAACATCCAGCCTGTGTGCCTCCCTAGAAGGGCTTTCTTTGTGCAAGCTGGGACCCAGTGCTGGGTGACCGGATGGGGCAGAGTAGTTGAAGGAG GTGCCTCATCAAGACTTCTTCGGGAAGTTCAGCTAAGCATTATTCGTCATGAGAAATGTAATCAGATCCTCAAGGACAAGACAGGGAATATATTTACCATCACCCAGGAAGGGGTGGTCTGTGGCTACAGTCAGAAAGGAGGAGACACCTGCCAG ggAGATTCCGGGGGGCCGTTGGTTTGTGAATTTAATGAAACCTGGGTGCAGGTGGGGATCGTGAGCTGGGGCATTGGCTGTGGCCGAAAAGGATATCCTGGGATTTATACAGAAGTGAGTTACTACAGAAACTGGATCGTTAAAGAACTGAGCCGAGCTCCGGATTGTAACTCATCGGGCTGCCTCACCTTATGCATGTGTCTGGTGCTTCACCTGGTGTCCTGGTGA